DNA sequence from the Bufo bufo chromosome 3, aBufBuf1.1, whole genome shotgun sequence genome:
GGGATGGGACAGGACAGTGGGCTgtacacaatatatacagtatgaatcaatgcagaaaaatgtctctaaaacataacttttgatCTACAGTATAAGTTAAAACGGATAAGCATTAAAAATTACAGTGGTTAAAGAGAAATACAGTAGATTACAGCATTGCAATAAACTCATTGAACCAGATTCACACATACTGTATGGTTATCCACAAAGACTCATGTTGGCATCAAGGCATGTGGTTTTCATTTTGTGATGTGGCTATGCTGGAAGAGATCAACCTTGCCCTGGGGTTGCCCTACGATGGCCTCCGGTAGATCACCTGCCCTGAAAAGTGTGAAGCTCCCATCCGTCATCTTCTACTGCTCTAAAAAAGGGCAACCTAACTTCAAGGGTAGGTTGATTTCTTCCGGCATAACCAGAAAATGAccaccatcattttttagatttatTGGTTTTAACATGGGGATTAAAAGTTATGTTCCATCACAATTAGGGTACAATTGACCCATAAAAAGTCCAAGCGTTGACTATTTTTAATAGACTCTATATCATGTAAatatttgcttaaaggggttgtcccacaaaaaatattctacagtttgcaaaccagcacctgcatctgaatacttttgtaattgcatgtaataaaaaatttagcatagccactgagttattcaatacaatATATCAGCATAGCGCCACCTGAAGTTagcttttttcttatttctttgtccgctcactgagaaggccgcacatgctctgtttcatccttcaactgcctcctgagctgtgatagggagagctgagacacgccccctgagctgcagtagaagacacactccccttgagctgtcagcttgatataaatctatcagagcaatgcatggggagatctctggatctctttttttttttgttagaaagagatggtcTTGAACTATATGatgtatgattttaattttttacattagtcatgagagaacccctttaaataaatgtaACTGCGACTTGTAAATTATGATCAGGTGCACTTGCCACAAGAATTCATATAGTGTCTCTTTCTGTTCCTCTAGGGACCACGTTTTTTCTGTGAGAGATCATAATGGAGAATGGAAATCAAAGCCAAACCCTTACGCCATACTTCTGGCAGTTTGACGAATATGGAATTGCTGCCCTTGTATATTACAGTATTGTTCTGCCTGTCGGACTGTTTGTTAATATCACAGCACTGTGGGTCTTTAGCTGCACGACTAAGAAAAGAACAACTGTAACCGTGTACATGATGAACGTGGCACTGCTCGATTTAATGTTTCTCTTGTTTGTCCCCTTCCGTATAGTATACTATGCCAAACAACTCTGGCCCTTCGGAGACCTATTCTGCCGGATCATGGGTGCTATCACCATTTTTTACCCAAGTGTCACTTTGTGGTTGCTTGCCTTTATTAGTGCGGATCGATACATGGCTATTATGCAGCCCAAACACATCAAAGAACTTAAGAACATTTCGAAAGCAATGACAGCATGCTTTGGGATTTGGATAATGACTGTTGTAACCACATCCCCTTTGCTTTTTATAAACGACGACCCCGATAAAGAATTTAATTTTACCACTTGTTTTAAACTGTTTGACATTGTCCACTTCACGCAAAACAGAATCCTGAACTTTGCTCGCCTAATATTCTTTTTCCTGATTCCTCTGCTAATTATGATAGGGTGTTATAGTATCATAATCTACAGTCTGATCAGTGGTAGAACATCTCGACTCAAGCCTAAAGCAAAGAAGAAGTCAATACGGATCATAGTGACTCTGATCGTGCAGGTTTTGGTGTGCTTTGTGCCATTTCATGTGTGCTTTCTACTAATAATGATTCAGGAACCACAAGAATACTACATTGCATGGGGAAAGGTGTCCACCTTCCTGATGAACATTAGTACATGTCTAGATGTTATCTTATATTACATTGTCTCCAAGCAGTTCCAGGCTAGAGTCATTAGCGTTATCTGGTACAGAAACTATCTACGCAGTGTGCGAAGGAAAAGTATGCGGTCAGGCAGTATTCGCTCCTTAAGCAATGTCAACAGTGAGATGATATGATCAGTGGATTTTTTGTTTTACATGTATATGAAATAAATGAGTGTACATTTTTATTCCTTTTAACCCAAGGATatgagaatttattttttcactatGTATCACAGGACAAGACAAGAAAACCTTACTGTAAAGCATTGCATATGGTAGTATTTAATATACATACGTTATCCTAGCTAACATCAGCACCATACAATATTAAGCTATGACATGCCTGATGCCACACGAGCAATAGTAGAACCTAAATCTAAGGTCAAAACTACATAATTGCTCGCTAACACTAGgattcatacagtcctgatcaaaagtttaagaccacttgaaaaatggcaaaaaatcatattttacattgttggatcttaaccctttcatgaccatgggtcattgatgccccagtgtccaggtcaaaatttacaaatctgacatgcgtcactttatgtggtaattgctttggaacacttttatttatccaagccattctgagattgttttctcgtgacatattgtacttcatgatagtcataaatttgagtcaatatatttcacctttatttatgaaaaaatcccatatttataaaaaaaatagaaaaattcacaattttaaaaatttcaatttctctgcttctaaaacagaaagtcatacctaataaaatatttactacttaacatttcccatatgtctactttatgttggcatcgttttggaaatgtcattttatttttttaggacgttacaaggcttagaagtttagaagcaattcttcaaatttttaagaaaatttccaaaacccactttttaaggaccaggttcaggtctgaagtcactttgtggggcttacatagtggaaaccccccataaattaccccattgtagaaactacacccctcaagttactcaaaactgattttactaactttgttaaccctttaggtgttccacaagaattaaaggaaaatggagatgaaatttctaaatttcacttttttggcagattttccattttattacatttttttctttaacaaattgagggttaacagccaaacaaaactcaacatttattaccctgattctgcggtttacagaaacaccccacatgtggtcgtaaactgatgtaagggcgcacggcagggggcagaaggaaaggaacgccgtatggtttttggaaggcagattttgctaaactgattttagatgccatgtcccatttaaagcccccctgatgcacccatacagtagaaactcccaaaaagtgaccctattttggaaactaggggataaggtgccagttttattggtactattttggggtacatatgattttttaattgctctatattaagttttttgtgaggcaaggtaactgaaaaatggctgttttggcaccgttttttatttttctgccgatcgtcttgtgcaggggctcgttttttgcagaaagagttgaggtttttattggtaccatttttgggaacataggattttttgatcattcattattacactttatggggcaagttgaccaaaaaattggctgttttggaacagtttttatttatttatttttacagcgtttatctgaggggttaggtcatgtgacagttttatagagcagaacgttacggacgtggcaatacctaatatgtatttttattatgtgtttaagctttacacaataatagcatttctgaaaccaaaaaattatgttttagtgtctccatagtctgagagccatagcttttttattttttggtttaaatagggtatcatcttTTGCGGGAcggggtaacggtttgattggtactattttgggggtcataagcctttttgatcgcttgctgttgcactttttgtgatgtaaagtgacaaaaatggctttttttacagttttttttatggtgtttatcagacggggtctatcatgtgatatatttatagagacggtcgttacggacacagtgatacctaatatgtgtagttttttttttgttttttttttataggaaaaagcaatttattttttaaattttacatttatttatttatttatttttacttttattattttcacttttttttgtttatcaagtccctcttggatcttgaagatccagtggggctgatggctgtactatactttgcaatgctcttgcattgcaaagtataatacaatcagatgccctgtaggtggcaacagcggacacttttgcaaagcgtctggttgccatggcaaccatcgggcgctgcattCGCggcgcagcagccccgatggtggagagagggagccccctccctctattaaccccatggatgccgctgccgtggcatctatggggttacagcagagtgtcagcatagagctgacactctctgctgatggctgcggctcaggaatggagccgccgccatcacacacagcagggggaccgcacagCATGGGGGCAGCGCTGGCCAGCATTGAGGGGCCAGCATTGAGTGTGTCACGGCCAGTATTGAaggggcaggaggaatgtatggggcggggagggggcggactgcaggaggcaggagataagcgcttcagcggcaggcggacacaagggggggcttggaggggcacagatcgggggggggggcacgaggacacattacctgatttcaagctctgatctgcagagcgcagatcagagcctgaaaccggcattttttcactgccgcgatccgattggttagtctgcacagactaaccaatcggattgattgtcggcaaggggccactctgattggtcccttgccgacattactagactgtatgctgtccgtgacagcagcaggacaggggcagaagctttaatcaaaGCGCTTTGcagtgcttggattaaagagctggcttgacgtctatacacgtggtagctgcacggggtatgtgcagctatcacgtatatatacagattgcggggttaacaaggttccaagtagagcttcaacatgcaacaagaagaaatgagagtgagacaaaacattttttgagcattcaattaattgaaaataacgattaaaactgaaacaggctgtttttcagctgatccaaattttaggaccacatgcctttaaaagatcaaatctgtgcaaagatgtggattcattgtcattttctgtcaggtagtcacacgttgtgatggcaaaggcataaaaactctccctttttgaatgtggtcgggttgttgaacggcataagcagggtctctcacagcgcgccatcgctgctgaggtgggatgcagtaagacagtcatttggaatttcttaaatgatcctgagggttatggaacaaaaaagtcaagtggaagaccaaaaaaaatttcatcagcactgagccggaggatccaattggctgtccgtcaagacactggatgatcctcgacccaaattacggcccttactggtgctgactgcagccccataaccatcagacggcatctgagactgaagggcttcaaaaacaaaaaacgtcttcaaagacctcgtctccttgaacgccacagaactgctcgtttggactttgcaagagagcaccaaacatgggacattcaaaggtggaagaaagttttattctctgatgataaaaaatttaaccttaatagtcctgatggtttccaacgttactggcaggacaagcagatcccacctgagatgttttctatgcgccacagtggagggggcgccataatggtct
Encoded proteins:
- the GPR18 gene encoding N-arachidonyl glycine receptor isoform X1, whose protein sequence is MENGNQSQTLTPYFWQFDEYGIAALVYYSIVLPVGLFVNITALWVFSCTTKKRTTVTVYMMNVALLDLMFLLFVPFRIVYYAKQLWPFGDLFCRIMGAITIFYPSVTLWLLAFISADRYMAIMQPKHIKELKNISKAMTACFGIWIMTVVTTSPLLFINDDPDKEFNFTTCFKLFDIVHFTQNRILNFARLIFFFLIPLLIMIGCYSIIIYSLISGRTSRLKPKAKKKSIRIIVTLIVQVLVCFVPFHVCFLLIMIQEPQEYYIAWGKVSTFLMNISTCLDVILYYIVSKQFQARVISVIWYRNYLRSVRRKSMRSGSIRSLSNVNSEMI
- the GPR18 gene encoding N-arachidonyl glycine receptor isoform X2 produces the protein MEIKAKPLRHTSGSLTNMELLPLYITVLFCLSDCLLISQHLYYAKQLWPFGDLFCRIMGAITIFYPSVTLWLLAFISADRYMAIMQPKHIKELKNISKAMTACFGIWIMTVVTTSPLLFINDDPDKEFNFTTCFKLFDIVHFTQNRILNFARLIFFFLIPLLIMIGCYSIIIYSLISGRTSRLKPKAKKKSIRIIVTLIVQVLVCFVPFHVCFLLIMIQEPQEYYIAWGKVSTFLMNISTCLDVILYYIVSKQFQARVISVIWYRNYLRSVRRKSMRSGSIRSLSNVNSEMI